Proteins encoded by one window of Nitrincola iocasae:
- the rluC gene encoding 23S rRNA pseudouridine(955/2504/2580) synthase RluC, with product MPDSKDQAPRPSVRFITVADDRDGQRIDNFLRTELKGVPKTLLYRILRKGEIRVNKKRVKPDYKLKAGDELRIPPIRIPEQNEPVPVGRSLAEHLESAVLYETDALIVMNKPSGLAVHGGSGINNGLIEALRQIRPQARFLELVHRLDRDTSGCIMVAKKRSMLRYLHEGLREKRIHKVYHALVSGKWPNRRQRINAPLLRDELKSGERIVRVQPEGKESITDFQVLRRFGDLATLVEACPLTGRTHQIRVHSQFSGFPIIGDAKYGVDTANAQMRSMGLKRLMLHAAELRLTLPDGELLRVQADYDAEMAQAIDTLVNATA from the coding sequence ATGCCAGATAGCAAAGATCAAGCCCCGCGCCCAAGTGTACGCTTCATTACAGTTGCAGATGACAGAGACGGACAGCGCATCGATAATTTTTTACGCACGGAACTCAAAGGCGTGCCCAAGACGCTGTTATACAGAATCTTGCGTAAGGGTGAAATCCGGGTAAACAAGAAACGCGTCAAGCCAGATTATAAGCTCAAGGCTGGTGATGAGTTGCGTATTCCACCTATCCGAATTCCGGAGCAGAATGAGCCTGTGCCTGTGGGTCGCAGCCTGGCCGAACATCTTGAGTCGGCGGTGCTTTATGAAACTGATGCACTGATTGTTATGAACAAGCCCTCCGGGTTGGCTGTGCATGGGGGCAGTGGTATCAATAATGGTTTGATCGAAGCGTTGCGGCAGATACGTCCCCAGGCGCGCTTTCTTGAGCTGGTGCATCGGCTGGACAGAGATACCTCTGGCTGCATTATGGTGGCAAAAAAACGCAGCATGTTGCGTTACCTGCATGAGGGGTTGCGTGAAAAACGTATTCATAAAGTCTATCACGCGCTGGTTAGTGGTAAGTGGCCTAACCGACGCCAGCGCATTAATGCACCCTTGTTGCGGGATGAATTGAAGTCCGGTGAGCGGATTGTGCGGGTGCAGCCAGAAGGTAAAGAGTCAATTACCGATTTCCAGGTTTTGCGCCGTTTTGGTGACCTGGCTACCCTGGTTGAGGCCTGTCCTTTAACCGGTCGTACTCATCAGATTCGGGTGCATAGCCAGTTTAGCGGTTTTCCTATTATTGGCGATGCGAAATACGGTGTGGATACAGCCAATGCCCAAATGCGCTCAATGGGGCTGAAACGGTTGATGTTGCATGCCGCAGAACTCAGGCTGACTTTACCCGATGGTGAGTTGTTGAGGGTTCAGGCGGATTATGATGCGGAAATGGCTCAGGCAATCGATACACTGGTTAATGCAACAGCTTAA
- the miaE gene encoding tRNA-(ms[2]io[6]A)-hydroxylase codes for MTALDEIHQFLPCVTPDRWIDEAVKPENLCLLLTDHAHCEKKAASTAMTLMFRYVDRPDLLNKMSRLAREELIHFEQVLAIMQERGMVYDHLSSSRYAAGLRKHVRTSEPGRLIDVLIIGALIEARSCERFAKLAPFLDEQLAKFYRSLLKSESRHYQDYLHLAREYAGEPIDGRIDFFCEVERELIEAEDEEFRFHSGTPV; via the coding sequence ATGACCGCACTTGATGAAATTCACCAGTTCCTTCCCTGTGTAACCCCTGATCGTTGGATAGATGAAGCAGTTAAGCCTGAAAATCTTTGCTTGCTACTGACCGATCATGCCCACTGCGAAAAGAAAGCAGCGTCAACTGCCATGACCCTGATGTTCCGCTACGTAGATCGCCCTGATCTGCTGAATAAAATGTCCAGACTGGCTCGCGAGGAGTTGATTCATTTTGAGCAGGTGCTGGCGATCATGCAGGAGCGGGGGATGGTATATGATCATTTATCCTCATCACGCTATGCGGCAGGTCTAAGAAAGCACGTCAGAACCTCGGAGCCGGGGCGGCTGATTGATGTGTTGATCATCGGTGCTTTGATAGAAGCGCGCTCCTGTGAGCGTTTTGCCAAGCTGGCACCGTTTCTGGATGAACAATTGGCAAAATTCTATCGTTCATTGTTGAAGTCCGAATCACGACATTATCAGGACTATCTGCACCTGGCGCGTGAGTATGCAGGTGAACCGATTGACGGGCGCATCGATTTCTTCTGTGAAGTTGAGCGAGAATTGATCGAAGCAGAGGATGAGGAGTTCCGCTTTCATAGCGGCACCCCTGTATAG
- a CDS encoding UDP-2,3-diacylglucosamine diphosphatase: MSLILISDIHLQPGRPDLSAGLSRFLDNLDRDCQQLYLLGDLFEYWIGDDAPLPGAEQLAEQLHGLSDRGIQLFFQAGNRDFLVGQQWLKQAGTQLLPEAFKLRFPDGVMTLLMHGDQLCTDDTAYQAFRQQVRDPDWQQAFLHKSVDERIAIAEQLRTESKKQGAAKTDAIMDVSPATVQQVMEKAAVSRLIHGHTHRPAVHQLELTSGMAERMVLGDWGKKGWYIKADTTGTRLLSFAI, from the coding sequence ATGTCGCTGATACTGATCTCTGATATTCACTTGCAGCCTGGCCGACCGGATTTGTCGGCCGGGTTAAGTCGCTTCCTCGACAACCTCGATCGCGATTGTCAGCAACTGTATCTGCTGGGTGATCTGTTTGAGTACTGGATAGGTGATGATGCCCCTCTGCCTGGAGCTGAGCAGCTGGCAGAGCAACTGCATGGTTTAAGTGATCGTGGTATACAGCTGTTTTTCCAGGCCGGTAACCGGGATTTTCTGGTGGGCCAGCAATGGCTCAAACAGGCGGGCACGCAACTGCTACCGGAAGCCTTCAAGCTACGCTTTCCTGACGGCGTGATGACGCTACTGATGCATGGCGACCAGCTCTGCACCGATGACACGGCCTATCAGGCGTTTCGTCAACAGGTTAGAGACCCGGACTGGCAACAGGCCTTTTTACACAAATCCGTTGATGAACGTATTGCCATTGCCGAGCAACTACGGACGGAAAGTAAAAAACAGGGCGCTGCAAAAACTGATGCGATCATGGATGTCAGTCCCGCTACGGTACAACAGGTCATGGAAAAAGCTGCTGTCAGCCGCCTGATCCACGGCCACACCCACCGCCCGGCAGTTCATCAACTGGAGCTCACCAGTGGAATGGCCGAGCGCATGGTTCTCGGTGACTGGGGTAAGAAAGGCTGGTATATCAAGGCCGATACCACCGGCACCCGACTGCTCTCCTTCGCTATCTGA
- a CDS encoding peptidylprolyl isomerase translates to MIILHTNHGDITLELNYEKAPKTAANFEAYVKDGFYDGVIFHRVIDGFMIQGGGFEPDMLQKDTKDSIENEADNGLTNDTGTIAMARTMDPHSASAQFFINLSDNSFLNHTAKTSQGWGYAVFGKVTEGMEVVNKIKQVKTTSRAGHQDVPVEDVIIVSAEIVDVSDAE, encoded by the coding sequence ATGATTATTTTGCACACTAACCACGGCGACATCACCCTTGAACTGAATTATGAAAAAGCGCCTAAAACAGCCGCTAATTTTGAAGCCTATGTAAAAGATGGTTTTTATGATGGCGTCATTTTTCATCGTGTCATCGATGGTTTTATGATCCAGGGCGGTGGTTTTGAACCAGACATGCTGCAAAAAGACACCAAAGACAGCATCGAAAATGAAGCTGATAACGGCCTGACTAATGATACCGGTACGATCGCCATGGCCCGCACCATGGATCCTCACTCAGCATCTGCACAGTTCTTTATCAACCTGTCAGACAACAGCTTCCTTAACCACACTGCCAAAACCTCTCAGGGTTGGGGTTATGCGGTGTTTGGCAAAGTTACCGAGGGCATGGAAGTAGTCAATAAAATCAAACAGGTAAAGACCACTTCTCGCGCGGGGCATCAAGATGTGCCAGTTGAAGATGTTATCATCGTCTCCGCTGAGATCGTGGACGTCTCCGACGCTGAATAA
- a CDS encoding glutamine--tRNA ligase/YqeY domain fusion protein: MTKHDSVKPTNFIHQIIEQDLQNNLNDGKVITRFPPEPNGYLHIGHAKSICLNFGTALKFGGECNLRFDDTNPEKESQEYIDSIIEDVRWLGFEWAGKIRYTSDYFQQLHDWAVHLINAGKAYVDHLNAEQMREYRGTLTEPGRNSPYRDRSVEENLALFAQMKSGELPEGSCVLRAKIDMAAANINLRDPVIYRIRHAHHHQSGDSWKIYPSYDFAHGQSDALEGVTHSICTLEFEDHRPLYDWLIANLPVPVVPRQYEFARLNLNYTITSKRKLKQLVDEQHVSGWDDPRMPTISGLRRRGYTPVAIRNFCDMIGVTRSNGVVDMAMLESAIRDDLDANAPRAMCVTQPLKVTITNFPEGDEEWFELPAHPKNDTMGSRKVSFGRNLLIEQEDFEEVAPRKWKRLAAGEAVRLRGAYVIRCEEVIKDAAGEVIELKCSYDPATRGANPEGYKANGVIHWVNADNSVACEVRLYDRLFTEANPEADKNASFLDCINPESLVVLTDCRVEPGLAEAVAETNLQFERLGYFCVDKASTSERLMFNRTVTLRDSWAKIQKG; this comes from the coding sequence ATGACCAAGCATGACAGCGTAAAGCCCACTAATTTTATTCATCAGATTATTGAACAGGATCTGCAGAACAACCTTAATGATGGCAAAGTCATCACCCGTTTTCCGCCAGAACCGAACGGTTATCTGCATATAGGTCACGCCAAATCCATCTGCCTGAACTTTGGTACAGCATTAAAGTTTGGCGGGGAGTGTAATCTGCGCTTTGATGACACTAACCCGGAGAAGGAAAGTCAGGAGTATATCGACTCAATTATTGAGGATGTGCGCTGGCTGGGTTTTGAGTGGGCTGGCAAGATACGTTACACCTCGGATTATTTTCAGCAGTTGCATGACTGGGCGGTACACCTGATCAACGCAGGCAAAGCCTATGTGGATCACTTGAATGCAGAACAGATGCGTGAATACCGTGGTACATTGACTGAACCCGGGCGTAATAGCCCCTATCGGGATCGTAGTGTCGAAGAAAACCTGGCACTATTTGCACAGATGAAATCCGGCGAGTTGCCTGAAGGCAGTTGTGTTTTACGGGCTAAAATTGATATGGCGGCAGCCAATATCAATCTGCGTGATCCGGTGATCTACCGTATTCGTCATGCGCATCATCACCAGAGCGGTGATAGCTGGAAAATTTATCCTTCCTATGATTTTGCCCATGGACAGTCTGATGCGTTAGAAGGTGTAACCCATTCCATCTGTACGTTGGAGTTTGAAGATCATCGTCCATTATATGACTGGTTGATTGCCAACCTGCCGGTGCCGGTGGTGCCTCGCCAGTATGAATTTGCCCGGTTGAATCTTAATTACACCATCACCAGTAAGCGCAAGCTGAAGCAACTGGTTGATGAGCAGCATGTCAGTGGCTGGGATGATCCGCGTATGCCAACAATTTCCGGTTTACGTCGTCGCGGTTATACACCGGTAGCTATACGTAATTTCTGCGATATGATTGGTGTTACCCGTTCCAATGGCGTGGTGGATATGGCGATGCTGGAATCGGCCATTCGTGATGATCTGGATGCCAATGCCCCGCGTGCCATGTGTGTGACCCAGCCGTTAAAAGTCACCATCACCAACTTTCCGGAAGGAGACGAGGAGTGGTTTGAGTTACCGGCACACCCGAAAAACGACACGATGGGTAGCCGCAAAGTCAGCTTTGGGCGTAATTTGCTCATTGAGCAGGAAGACTTTGAAGAGGTGGCACCGCGTAAATGGAAGCGCTTGGCCGCCGGCGAAGCGGTGCGCTTGCGCGGTGCTTACGTGATTCGTTGTGAAGAAGTGATTAAGGATGCCGCCGGGGAGGTGATTGAGCTTAAGTGCAGCTACGATCCAGCGACCCGAGGTGCTAATCCTGAGGGTTACAAAGCTAATGGTGTGATTCATTGGGTGAATGCCGATAACTCGGTGGCTTGTGAGGTGCGTCTGTATGATCGACTGTTTACAGAAGCCAACCCGGAAGCTGATAAAAACGCCTCATTCCTGGATTGCATCAACCCTGAGTCCCTGGTGGTGTTGACTGACTGTCGTGTTGAGCCTGGACTTGCCGAGGCAGTAGCCGAAACCAATTTACAGTTTGAGCGTTTGGGCTATTTCTGTGTCGATAAGGCCTCAACGTCCGAGCGCCTGATGTTCAATCGCACTGTTACCTTGCGTGATTCCTGGGCTAAGATTCAGAAAGGCTGA